In the Salvia miltiorrhiza cultivar Shanhuang (shh) chromosome 8, IMPLAD_Smil_shh, whole genome shotgun sequence genome, ACTGATTGCACTTGCAAGCTTTGAATAGCCCTAAACCAACCCAAGTCATTGATGTTGGTGTCAGGGCTATTTGGAGGTTGATGGACAATCCTAATATCAAAGCCATCGGCTGTTGCAGCAGCCCTAAAATCTGGATCACTGTCTTTAATATGCGGCTTAGCATTATCTTGTTGTATGAAGATTATTTTGCTTGCATTTGCAGGCCATTTTGCCTTTATTGCTGGAATAATCTGTTCAAGCATGCAACATAAAGGAAATAAATATCCATTGATCTTAAATTAAGTTACATATGAAATGAACAACTGAAAACCTACTAAATTAGAATGGCATTGCATACATTTTTCATTTGACATCCATACCTTATTGATGATGCAGTCCTTGATCACTTCTTTAGTGATGGACTGAATTGTCTTCTCTTCTAATGTTCCAGCCTGCCTGTTCTTGCTTGATCTCTTGGCTGGCACCATCTCAGTGAAAGGAAAGATTCCTATTTTGCCATCAAACAACACACTCCCATCTGTGTCGAAAATTGGTCTACACATCGCACACATAAACATAACCTTAGTGATGAACTTCTTACTCTTGCATGTGCGATGTGGTTCAGTTTCTTGTGGTGTTAAGTAAAATCTGTGGTTTGTCTTGGTGATATAGAACCACTTCTCATCAATATGCACTACATTGTGCATAGGCTTAAACTTTAGGGCCATGCATATTCTATCATACTCAATTTGTTCAAGAGAGAACTTAAGCCGTAATAGCTTGCTGGGGGCTGTCAAATCAGGTTGGATAGCACTTGAATGAGCTCTGATCAACCCTCTTGATATACATCTACCCACTGTTGACTTCGAGCAGTTGATACCTGTTGCTAGCCTTCGAATTGTTCCTCTTTTGTGCAATTCCAAACTTGAAATTAAATCTAAATCGATATGAACTCTTTTCCTTCTAACCTTGTTGATTTTTTTactttgaaaaaatattaattgacCTTGTGCTTGTTCTTCCTTTGCAGCCTACCATAGACGAGCGATCGAACTCCTACAGCAACCCCACTTCGTCATGGCAGCCTTTTGAGTGTCGTAGTTCAGCTTGCCATCTGCACTGTTGCGAAGAAGGAAGAGTGCAACAACTTGCCTTTCTTCACTTGTTAAATCCTTTCTTCTAgtcatctttttctttttctttttcttttgtgtgAATTTTGTGAGAAAGCTGGTGGGAAATGGCAGA is a window encoding:
- the LOC130998136 gene encoding uncharacterized protein LOC130998136, coding for MTRRKDLTSEERQVVALFLLRNSADGKLNYDTQKAAMTKWGCCRSSIARLCLELHKRGTIRRLATGINCSKSTVGRCISRGLIRAHSSAIQPDLTAPSKLLRLKFSLEQIEYDRICMALKFKPMHNVVHIDEKWFYITKTNHRFYLTPQETEPHRTCKSKKFITKVMFMCAMCRPIFDTDGSVLFDGKIGIFPFTEMVPAKRSSKNRQAGTLEEKTIQSITKEVIKDCIINKIIPAIKAKWPANASKIIFIQQDNAKPHIKDSDPDFRAAATADGFDIRIVHQPPNSPDTNINDLGWFRAIQSLQVQSGCLTEIMKVRGQNSYKLPHMKKGVLARQDALPLTLEVPKQLVEECIQYLLDKGVLEGIPQLKEALGIDTCSIRSMEVAFNQLMLIETACIG